TCGGCCGCGGCGTGATTCATCGTCGCGAAGGGCGCGGCGACAGCGCCAAGGCGTGGGTGAATTTCGAACGCGGCGGAGTGAAGTTACTGGTACTAAAGTTCGCCAACCTCCGGTTGATCGGAGAATAACCGCGCGCGTAAAATTTTCCGCAGTGGATGGGCGGCGGCAGGAGCCGGCGTTAACTTAGCGGTGGTGGCGTGATGACTTCACGAAAACGAATCTCTCTCATCGTGGTCGCTGTGTCCGCAGCTTTGATGCTGGCGGCCATGGTCCTGGCGCCGCGACTGGCCTCGGCCTGGAGCGAAGATGAATTCGCCCGCCGACCGCTCTACGCCTACCCGCTGCCGCATGGCCGCGACAATATCATCGGCAATCTCGTCACCTACCAGATCCAGAAAGGCGATACGCTGCTCGATATCGGGCGATGGTTCGGCGTGACGGCAAAGGAAATCTCCGATGCCAACGGCAAGATCGATTGGTGGGGACCTCCCGTCGGCAAGCAGATAATTCTCCCCACCGAGCATATCCTGCCGGCCGGTAATCACGTCGGTATCGTGCTGAACATCCCCGAGATGCGCATCTACTATTACTATCCGTCGCCCACCGGTCCGATTTCGAAGAGCAAGATCAAACCGGTAGCGATGACGACGAAGCACGAGCCGCACCTCGGCGTGATGCCGACCGTCGTTTACACCTTCCCGGTCGGACTCGGCCGCTACGACTGGAAGACACCTGTCGGCGACTGGCGCGTGCGCGGCAAGACGAAAAATCCCACCTGGGTCGTGCCGCAGGATATTTACGAGGAACACCTCGAGCGCGATGGCGAAGCCGACCACGTCGTCCCGGGCGGCGAGGATGACAATCCTCTCGGCAAGTATCGCATCGAGCTGACGCTGCCCGAGTACGCGTTGCACGGCACCGACGTTCCATGGGGCGTCGGGATGACCGTGAGCCACGGATGCGTGCGGCTTTATCCAGAGGACATCGAGCGCCTGTTCAACAAGGTGAAGATCGGCACGCCGGGCGAGTTCACCTACCAGCCGATCAAGTACGGCTATCGCGGCGATGCGATCTACGTCGAAGTGCATGACGATTTGTACGGGCGCTATGCGGGTCTGTGGGCTTATGCCGTGAAGACGGCTAAGGAGCAGGGCATCTCCGATCAGATCGACATGCAGAAGCTCGAGAAAGCCGTCGAAGAGAAAACCGGCATCCCGACCTACATCATGCCCGGCCCGCCACCCGACGCTGGCGACGCGAGCTAGAATCGCGGCTGAGTCTTGGCGGGCGCCGCGCCGGCCTGATACGCGTGCGCTTTTTTCAGCACATACAGTTCGCGCGAGCCTAGGCCGAATGGCCCCGGCCAACTGAAACGGCTGACGATTTGTGTGCCGGCGATCGGCGCGCTGGCGAGCGTGTATTCGTCGACACCGGGCGACGTGATCATCGGGATTCCGGCTTCGAGCTTCATCGAATCGATGCCGTGTTTCGGGTAGCGATAGAGATCGTTGCCGTTGAGCGAGTAGCCGGCATCGATCGCCGAGCGGCGTACGCCTTCGCGCTCGAGCGCATCGCGCACCGAAGTCACCGCCAGCAGGCCGCGCTGGTACGCATACGTTCCGCCGAGCGACAACATCATGAGGATCAGCGTGAGCGCTCCCGCGAGCATCGGCGCGACCCGCAGCTTCGGCCATGGCGTAAGCGCGAGCAGCAGGCATCCGGCAGGAACCATCACGACATAGTAGCGATCGTTGAAGAACCATAGCGGAACGATCGCGAGCCAGTAGACGATCGCGGCGATCATAATCGCCGACGGTGCGCGTCCGAGTCGTGGAATGAGATCGCGCGCCGCAACGATCAGTCCAGCTGCGCCCGCGCTTCCGAGCGCCATCCAGAAATACTGCCAGTCGCCGTTCCAGTAGAAGCGGTTCGGCAGACCGCGCAGGATCATCACGTTGTCCCATCCGCCGAAACAGCTATACTCGGGCGTGACCGGCAGCCGGTGATCAATGAAACTCAGAAACAACGTTGATCCAAAGATCGCGATCGCCCATGCGATCGTTTGCCTTCGGCGCTCGCCGATAAACTGCAGCAGCGCGATCGGACTTAGCACGGTGCCTAAATAAATCAGCGGCCCGAGCACTCCAGCGCGCAGGTATGTTGAAATCGGCACCTGGAACAGAAAGCCGAAGTGATTGAGGTTGCGCTCGAGGTCCCACGGCCGAGGATTCAGCACCATCTGCCAGAACCAGATTCCGACGCACGTCGCCGACGCGACTGCGAACGGAAACAACCCGCGCACCATCCGCATCAGATCAAACGGATGCTCTCGGAGCACGCCTGAGCCGTACAGCACGATCGCCGCGACGCATCCGAGCACCGTCATCGCGGCGAACGGCCGAATCATGAAGCACACGACCGAGAGAATCGCAGCGAGCCACATCCAGAGCGCCTCGAAGCGGCCCTCTCCTTCGGCAAACGCGAGGTTCACCGCGATGACAAGCATCAGGAACGGAATCTCGGTCATGAACGAGAAGCTGAGGAAGTTGTAACAGGGATTTCCAAGCAGGCAGCCCGTGGCGATCAGTGACGGGATCGGCGTGGCGCCGCATCGCCGCGCGAGCGCATAGAACATCATCGCGCCGAGCGCGGCCAGTACCACATCGGCGATTTCGAGCGACGCCGAGCCGCCGCCGAAGAGCCTGGCCCAGGCCGCGCCGTAGTACACCTGAGCGATCGGCATCGCCTGCGTGTACCCGGCGAAACGGACTTCGCCCGTCTGCAGGTAGCGCCGCACCGCCTCGCCGTAGAGCCAGCTATCTGCGACCGGCGCGTCGGCGAGCGGCCGCAGCATCGCCCACGCGAACAGGTACCAGAGCGCCACGCCCCCGCACGCAAGCCATCCAGCGCGCTTCAATGCCAACTTGCTCCGATTTCCGGCTATCCCCTATACTTCGCTGTGCGCCAGGAGCCAGATGATCGAACGAAGTGTTTATCCGGTTTTCTCTGTGCGCGCGAGCCCCCTCCCTCACCGCTCCTGAATGACGGCCGATTCCACTACGCAACGGGAACTCAACGACCATACGATGCGACAGGTTGCCTTTCACCGCCCCGCGATGGGCCCCGAAGAAGAGCGCGAAGTGCTCGAAGCGCTGCGCTCCGGATGGATCACGACCGGGCCCAAGACCAAGCGTTTTGAGCAGGAGTTCGCCGAGTACATCGGCGCCAAGCATGCGCTCGCGCTCTCGCACTGCACGGGCGCGCTGCATCTCTCGCTATGGGCAATTGGCATCCAGCCCGGCGACGAGATCATCACGACGCCATTTACCTTCACCGCGACCGCCGAGGTGATGGGCTATCTCGGCGCGCGGCCGGTGTTCGTCGACGTCGATCCCGGCACCTTCAATATCAATCCCGCGCGGATCGAAGAGGCGCTCGAAAGCGGCAAGCACAAGCACGTGCGCGCGCTGCTGCCGGTTCATTTCGCGGGCCAGGCTTGCGACATGGATCGCATTCTCGCAATTTCGCGGCAGTACAATCTCAAGGTCATCGAAGACGCTGCCCACGCCGTCGGCTCGGCGCGCTACATGGAAGGCCGCGGGATGGCCAAGGTCGGCACGATCGGCGACCTCACCTGCTTCAGCTTCTACGCGACCAAGAACTTCACGACGGCAGAGGGCGGCATGATCACGACCGCCGACGATGCGCTCGCGGAGAAAATTGCCGTCGCGAGCCTCCACGGCATGAACAAGGACGCCTGGAAGCGCTACGACAAGAGCGGCTCGTGGTACTACGAAATCCACGACATGGGTTTCAAGTACAACTTGTCCGACGTGCACTCCGCGATCGGACTCGCGCAACTGAAGCGCGCCGAGGATTTCAAGCGCCGCCGCACCGAGATCGCCCAACGCTACAGCGAGGCTCTTCGCGAAGTCGATTCGATCCAGGTTCCATACGTCGAGCCCGGCGTCGAGCACGCATGGCATCTGTACATCCTGCGGCTGCGTCCGGAGCTTCTGCGTATCGGCCGCAACGAATTCGTCGAAACGCTGCGCGAGCGCGGTGTCGGATGCTCGGTGCACTGCATCCCACTGCACACGATGCATTATTATCAGCGGATGTATGGCTATCGGATGGGTGACTATCCAATCGCCGAAGACATATTCAGCCGCTGCCTGTCGCTGCCGATTTACTATTCGATGAGCGACGAGGATATCGACTACGTAATCGAAACCGTTCTCGCGATCGCGCGCGAAAACCGCCGCTAAAGCGCGGCGCGGGAGGAATACTGCTGTGCGTGCATTGGTAACCGGTGGAGCGGGATTCCTCGGCTCGCATCTATGCGAGCGGCTGTTGAAAGACGGTCACGAGGTTATCTGCCTCGACAACTTTTTCAGCGGCAAGCGCCAGAACGTGGCGCATCTGATCGGCAACAGGAACTTCGAGCTGGTGCGCCACGATGTAGTCGAACCGATTCTGCTCGAGGTCGATCGCATCTTTAACCTCGCCTGCCCCGCGTCGCCCGTTCATTACCAGTACAACCCGGTGAAGACGATCAAGACGAGTGTGATGGGCGCGATCAACATGCTGGGGCTCGCCAAGCGCGTGCGCGCGCGAATCCTGCTGACCTCGACCAGCGAAGTTTATGGCGACCCGGAGCAGCATCCGCAGACCGAATCGTATTGGGGGCACGTGAATCCGATCGGCGTGCGCTCCTGCTACGACGAGGGCAAGCGCGTCGCCGAATGCCTGATGATGGACTATCACCGGCAGAACAACGTCGACATCCGCATCGTGCGCATCTTCAATACTTACGGGCCCCGGATGGCGATCAACGACGGGCGGGTGGTTTCCAACTTCTGCGTCGCTGCGCTGCGCGGCGAGCCGCTCGAGATTTACGGCGACGGCAAGCAGACGCGCTCGTTCGCGTACGTCGACGACATCATCGACGCGCTCGTGCACATGATGAACCAGGAGCAGCACATCGGACCGGTGAACATCGGCAATCCCGACGAATTCACGATCGACGAGCTCGCGCAGCTCGCGATTAGTCTGACCGGCAGCTCATCGAAGGTGGTGCTCAAGCCGGCGCGTCCCGATGATCCTGTCCGGCGGCGTCCGAATATCGATCTCGCGAAAAAGGTCCTGGGATGGCAGCCGAGCACGCCGCTGCGGGCGGGCCTCGAAAAGACGATCACGAACTTCCGCGAAGAGCTCGGCCTCATCCGCGCCTGACATGACGACCGCACTCATCACCGGCGCATCGAGCGGCCTCGGCGAGGAGTTCGCCTACCAGCTCGCGCGCGAGCACCACGACCTGGCACTTGTCGCGCGGCGCAAGGATCGGCTCGAGTCAGTCGCGTTGAAGGCTCGTGAGCTCGGCGCAAAGAAGGTCGCAATCTTCGCCGCCGACTTGTCAGCCCCAGGAGCCCTCGCTCAGCTCCACACCGATGTCACCGCTGCGGGCCTCGAAATCGGCTACCTCGTGAACAACGCCGGCTTCGGCACTCATGGCACATTCTGCGAGCTGCCGATGGAGCGCGAGATCGAGGAAATCGAGCTGAATGTCACCGCGCTCGTCGCGCTGTGCCGCCTATTCGCACCCGCGATGGCGTCGCGCAAAAGCGGCACGATCATCAACGTCGCATCGACCGCCGCCTTCCAACCAGTCCCGTGGATGGCGACCTACGGCGCGACGAAAGCGTTCGTCCTGAGTTTTTCAGAGGCGTTATCAAGCGAGTTGCGCGAGTCCGGCGTGACAGTCCTCGCGCTATGCCCGGGTCCAACACGCACCGAGTTCCAAGCCGTGGCCAATACAGCAGAAGCGGCCTTTCCCGACTTCGCATACATGGATGCCGCAACAGTAGTCGCGCAGGGAATCGCATCAGCGAAGCAAGGCCGTGCGGTCCGCATCAACGGCCTAATGAACTTCCTGATGGCGCAATCAACCCGCCTCGCCCCACGCGCGATAGTCCGGCGAATCGCAGCCGCGATGTTCCGCGAAGAGCCAACCTAGACTGTAACGTCAGCCGCTATTGCGGTAGCTATCCGCCGGGAAGAATATAGAGATCTGCCGGCGAGAATGAACTCGTTTTCAAAAAGTCAGGCCATCTTAAGCGGTATCGCGGCGGCCGCGGCGCTGGCGCTCGCGGGATGCTACGCGTCACCGTCGCCGATTCCGCAGCCTCCGCCGCCGCAGGCGGTTCCATCGGTCGTGATGCAGGGGCCCCAGTCGCCGCCGCCGGATGACTGGAACCTCTTCCCCGATCCGACGACCGGCGAGGTCGAGGTTTATCATAAGGGCAACCTCGTCGGCGCCGTGACCGGCAACGAGCCCGCGACCCAGGATCCTCCGCTGCCGCATCCTACCGACGCGACCAGGGATCACGATCAGGACTCGCCGAACGCTACTCCCTGAGCAGATTGCGCGCGATCACGACGCGCTGAATCTGCGACGTGCCTTCGTAAATCTGCAACAGCTTGGCATCGCGCATCAGCTTCTCGACCGGATACTCCTTCATGTAGCCATAGCCGCCGAAGAGTTGCACCGCGTCGGTCGTGATTCTCATGCACGCGTCGGCGCTGAAAGCTTTCGCGAAGCTCGACACGACGTTGGGGCTCTCGCCGCGATCGACCAGCCATGCGGCCTTGTACGTGAGCAGGCGCATCGCTTCGATCTCGATCGCCATGTCAGCCATCATGAACTGGATCGCCTGGAAGTTCGCGATCGGCTGTCCGAACGCATTGCGCTGCTTAGAATACTTGAGGCATTCGTCGAGCGCGCGCTGCGACACGCCAACCGCGATCGCGCCGATCTCGGGGCGGCTCTTGTCGAAGGTCGCCATCGCGTACTTGAAGCCCTCGCCCTCGCGCCCGACCATCGCGCTGGCCGGGATGCGCACGTCCTCGTAGAAGATTTCCGCCGTGTCGGCCGCGCGCTGCCCGAGCTTGCCGTGCATTCGGCGCCGCGTGATTCCCGGAGTATCGGAGGGAAAAACGAAGCAGCTGATGCCCTTGTGCTTGAGGCGTTTGTCGGACGTCGCGAAGGTGACGATCCAGTCGGCGACGGAGCCGTTGGAGATGAAATGCTTGGTGCCGTTGAGCACGAACTCGTCGCCCTCGCGCCGATACGTCGTGCTCATCGAGGCAACGTCCGAACCCGCGCCGGGTTCGGTGATCGCGAACGCGCAAAAGGAGAGCTTCTCGGTCAACGCGCCGAGGTAGCGCTTTTTCTGCTCGTCGTTGGCCGCGATCACGATCGGCAAGGTCGCGAGGTCGTTCGCCGCGATCGAGTTCGTGATCCCGGCGCATCCGTAGTTGAGCTCTTCGCCGACCAGGCACGTCGTCAGGATATCGAGCCCCGGTCCTCCCAGCTCGGCAGGCACACCGAAGTTGATGAGCCCCGCATCGAAGGCCTTCTGCGCGACGTCGCGCGGAAAGATTTCCTTGTCGTCGTACTCGCGCGCGTGCGGGATGATCTCCTGCTCGGCGAATTTGTGCGCCAGCGCCTTCAGCTCGCGTTGCTCGTCGGTGATCTCGAAACCCAGCATGATTGCCTCTCTGTCGCGGACCGATTGGCGCGCGGGGCGCCGTGATGGTTGTTAACCGAGCGCGCGCCCCGAGAAAAGAGCCTCGACGTAACGTTCTGGCCCGTCCTACCGTTGTAGGGGTATTGAGGAGCGTAAGATATGGAATCAACCGTGCGACGAGCGAAAGTTCGTTCTCAGACTCTGATTGCGGTTCGCGATGTCCGGGCAAGCAGCCGATGGTATCAACAATTGCTGGGCCTCGACGCGCTTTCGGAACACCGCCATCGCGACAGATACGATCGGTTGTTTTGCGGCGGCGAGTTGATCCTTCAGATTCATGCCTGGGACGAGGAGGATCATCCAAATCTCATCAATGCCGACGCGGCTCCGCACGGACACGGCGTCCTGCTGTGGTTCGAGCTGGATGACTTTGATGCGGCCGTCGGGCGGGCACGCGAGTTGGACGCGGAGTTCGTCCTCGAGCCGCATATCAATCCGGCGCCGAATCATTGGGAAATGTGGCTGCGCGACGCTGACGGCTACGTGGTCGTGGTAGCGAGTCCGGACGGCACGGCGAAATCGTAGCGGAAGTCTCGCCTTGAAAATCCGCCCGGCTGTCGATATGACGAGCTTTCGAGTCACAGGTGGCCGCGGAGAGATTTTCCCGCCAGCCGCAATCCCGACCTCGAGGAGATACCAATGTCAGTAGCTATCGTCGCGAAAATCAAGGCCAAGGCCGGCAGCGAAGCCCAGGTCGAAGCCGCCTTCAAGGAAATGATCAAACAGGTCCGCGCCAACGAACCCAACACGCTGCAGTACATTCTGCACAAGTCGGTGCAGGATCCGACCACCTTCATTTTCTATGAGCTGTACACCGACCAGGCGGCGGTCGATTCGCACGGCAAGACCGCGCACATGAGAGAACTCGGCGGCAAGATCGGCCCTCATCTCGATGGCCGCCCCGAAGTTCACGTCCTGCAGGAAGTGGACAAGAAGTAGGATTCAGCTACGGCGCGTGGCGTCCCCACGCGCCGCTACCTGAATTCGACGTGACCCACGCTTCTGAAATCGCGAGGCTCGACGCGTGCGCACAGGCTGAGCTGGTGCGCTCGGGCCAGGCGTCGCCGTCCGAGCTGGTCGAAGCCGCAATCGAGCGCATCGAGCGGCTCAATCCACAAATCAACTCCGTCATCTATCCGCGCTTCGACAATGCGCGCGCCGAGGCCGCCGATCAGCGCAAGCTGCCCGACGGGATCTTCCGCGGCGTTCCGTTCTTGCTGAAGGACCTCGGCGAAATGGTCGCGGGCGAGCCTGCCAGCTGGGGATGGAAACCGCTCAAAGATATCGGCTTCAAAGCGCGCTCGACGGCGCATGTCGCCGAGAAGTTTCACGCCGCCGGCTTAATCACGCTCGGGCGAACTACTGTGCCCGAATGGGGTCCGTCGCTCGCGACCGAAACCGCCGCTTGGGGCGCGACGCGTAACCCGTGGAATCTCGAGCGCGGAGTCGGAGGATCGAGCGGCGGCGCGGCCGCCTCGGTCGCCTCGGGGATGGTTCCGATCGCGCACGCCAACGATGCGGGCGGCTCGATTCGTATCCCGGCGTCATTCTCCGGACTCGTGGGCCTCAAGCCCTCGCGCGGGCGTACTTCGAACGGCCCCGCACACGCGGATATCTGGCACGGACTCGGCGAGCATGGCGTGGTCGCGCGCTCAGTCCGCGACGCAGCGACCGCGCTCGACGTTATCAGCGGATACTGCGCGGGCGATCCGTTCACCGCGCCTACGCCGGTACGCCCCTTCCGTCTCGAACCCGGCACGTCCCCGGGAGCGCTCAAGATCGGTTTTATGGATCGCGCCCCCAGCTTTCATCCCGGAATTGACTCCGAGTGTGCAAACGCGGTCCGCAGCACTGCGAAACTGCTCGAATCGCTCGGCCATCGCGTCCAACAAAACCATCCCGCGGTGCTCGACGACGAGAACAACGGCAAGCAAGTGGGAGTCCTGGTCGCGGCCAGCGAAGCTCTCACTGCGGTCGAAGCGGAGAAGATCCTCGGGCGCCCTCTGCTAGCCGACGACTTCGATCCGTGGACGTGGTGGCTCATCGAGCGCGGAAGGAACGTCTCCGCCGTGAGGCTCCTGCTCGCGCGGCAGTGGGTCAACGACTTCACGCGTGCGACTGCCCGGTGGTGGAGCGAGGGGTTTGACATCCTGCTTACATCGACGCTGGCAACGCCGCCTCCGCCGATCGCGGTGTTCAAGCTCGAACCGGGAGATCACGCGACCGAGAGCGGCCGCCGCCAGGCCATCATGAGTCCCTTCACGATTCCCTGGAACGTGGCGGGCAATCCCGCGATTTCGCTGCCGCTGCATATGACGGCTGACGCAATGCCGCTCGGCATCCAGTTGGTCGCAGCCTACGGACGCGAAGATCTGTTGCTGAGGCTGGCGACCCAGATCGAGCAGGCGGCGCCATGGTCCGATCGCCTTCCTTCCATCTTCGGATAAGATTTCCGGTGACGATGCTGCCGCGATATTCTGGTACTCGTGGCTTCTCAACTTGCAATCCTCGGTGGCAAGCCGCTGCGTGAACGGCCATTCCCACGCTGGCCGACTTTCGACGAGCGCGAACGCGAACAGCTTACGGAAGTCCTCGAAGCGGGAAGCTGGGGCGGGTTTCCGTCGCCGAATCGCAAGGCCGCCGAGTTCGCAGCGCAGTTCGCCGCGTTTCAGGGCGCGCGCTTCGCGATTCCGACGACATCGGGCACGACGGCTCTGGAAGCCGCGCTGAAAGCCCTCGGCATCGGCCCCGGCGACGAAGTAATCATTCCCGCGATCACGTTCGCTGCGACCGCCTATGCTCCAGTTGCTTGTATCGCGCGCCCGGTCTTTGCCGATGTGCGCGCTGATACTGTGTGTATCGACCCCGAGTCCGTGAAACGACTCATCACGCGCCGCACCAAGGCGATCATCCCGGTACATTACGGCGCGACGCTCGCCGATCTCGATGCGCTTGCGCAAATCTCGCGCGCACACGGAATTCCAATCGTCGAAGATTGCGCGCACGTCCCCGGAGCGGCGTGGCGCGAGCGCGGAGTCGGCGCGCATGGCGCGCTCGGATGTTTCAGTTTTCAAACCACGAAACCGATGACCGCCGGCGAAGGCGGGATGATCACGACCAACGACGCCGCCCTCGAGCAGCGATGCCAGTCGCTAATCAACTGCGGCCGGCGGCGCCCGGGCGACACATTCGAGGAGCCGCTCCTCGGCGCCAACTATCGCATGACGGAATGGCAATGCGGCGTGCTTATCGCCCAGCTCGCGCGCCTGCCTGAGCAGATCGAAACGAAAAGCCGCAACGCAGCGCGCCTGCGTGAGGGCCTCGACGCGATTCGCGGACTCAAAGCGATCCCGCGCGATCCGCGCACCACGCGCGAAGTGATCTACGCCTTCATCTTCATGGTCGATGAAACCGCGCTGGGCGTGTCGCGAAATCGTTTCGTGCGCGCGCTGCGCGCCGAGGGCATCCCGGCCGGGGTCGGCAACGAACCGGTCTATCGCTCGGCTCTCTTCCCTCGCGAAGTGAAACCGTACCGCGTTGCGTGTGAGCTGGCGGGCGCGGATCCCGATGCGCCCGCCGAATGTCCCGTTGCAGAGCAGCTCTTCGAGCAGGCGATGGTCGCGATTCCGCACGAATGCCTGCTCGGCGATGAGCGCGACGTTGACGATCTAGTCGCGGCCGCCGCCAAGGTCGCGGCGCATGCGCGCGAACTCAAAACCGCGCGGCTCGAGCGCGCTGCGTGACGACGATGGGCCGCCTTCAGGCCGGCGCGGCGCGCGTCAAGCTCGAGCCTCCACTGGGAATCGCGATGGCGGGATACGGCCGGCGCATCGGGCGCGCCTCGGGCGTCCACGACGATCTCGCCGCGCAGGCGGTGGTGATTTCCGACGGCGCTACGAAAATCGCGATCGTAAGCGTCGATGTTCTCGCGATCGGAATTCGAATTGCCGATCAAATCCGCGAGGCTATCGCGGCGAAGACGGACATCGCCGCCGACGCGATCATGATCTGCGCAACGCACACGCACTCGGCCCCGCTTTTCAACATCTTCGCGACGCCTGCGGCTGATGCGAAAGCAGGCGACGATCGCGATCTGGAGTGGGAGCGCGCGCTGCCCGACAAGATTGCGCGCGCCGTCGTCGAAGCCAATGAGCGACTCGAGCTTGCCTCGATTCGAGCAGCCGGCGCACGTTTCACACTCGGAACAAATCGGCGCCTGCGGCGCGCTGACGGGTCGATTCAGAATGCCCCGAACTACGCTGGCGTCGCCGATCCCGAGGCGCTCGCGCTCGGCGTGTATGCCAATGACGGCGCACCGATCGTGATCATCTTCAATTATCCCTGCCACGCCGTCGTGCTGTGCGAGGACAACCTGCTCTATTCGCGCGACTGGCCGGGCTTCGCCGCCGACGAGATCGAATCGACGGCCGAAGGCGAAGGCGCGATCACGATTTTCCTGCAGGGTGCCACCGGGAACATCGATCCGCGCGGCCGTGGCAGCTTCGAAGTCGCAGGCGAGCATGGTACTGCCGCAGGACGCGCGGTGCTCGCTGCGGTCGGCGGGGCGCAAGCAATCGAGGATGCGCCCGTCGCGTTCCGCCGCGTTCCGATCACTCTCAAGCTGCGACCGCTCGATGACCTCATCGCCGATGCACGGCGCTGCGCCGCGCAGACTGAAGCATCACTCAACAACCATCGCGGCGGCGAGGGTATCCAGCTGAAACGACTGCGCGATCAGCATGAACTCTCGCTCACGCAGCTCGCCACGATCGAGGGCCTCGAAGAGCAGAACCGCCGCGATCGCCGGGTCGATCTGGCGCGGCGCGAGATCTCGACCACGCTGACACTGATCACGATCGGCGGTCTCGCGATTGCGGGAATCCCCGGCGAGCTGTTTGTCGAGCTCGGCCTCGCGCTCAAGGCAAATCCGCTCTTCGACCGTACCTTCGTCGCGGGCTACTGCAACGACCTGATCGGATACATCCCGACGCGCGAGGCTTACGCGCAGGGCGGCTACGAAGTCGATACGGCGCGCGTGGCCGAGGGATCCGGTGATGCAATCGTAGCGACGGTTCTAGAGTCACTGATGGCGATGCGATCTGAGAGGCACTGACTTGCGCAGCATCGATCATCACGAAGTGCTGCGGCTGATTACCGAAGGCGCGCAGGTCGTGGACGCGCTGCCGGCTCATGAGTACAACCCCGTTCACCTTCCCGGCGCGATTCATATGCCGCTTGGCAGAGTGCTCCGCGAGGCGCGGCAAAAGCTCGCGCGCGAAACGCCGATAATCGTCTATTGCCGCGATTCATTGTGAGACCTCAGCGCGCGGGCTGCGGCGCAGCTCGAGTATCTTGGCTTCACGCGCGTTCATCACTATCTGCGCGGCAAGGCGGATTGGCTGATGCGCGGATTGCCGACCGAGCCGCGGGCCGGAATCGTCGAGCGAATCCGTCCGCTTCCGTACTTCATCAACAACTTGTTTCCAGGTCCGCGCGATTTGTGGATCTCGGCCACCAGGCGTCACCGCATCGATCAGCTGATGGCCGATGACGTGCCGCGGCTTTCATCCGAAGATCAGATCGCTGCGTCGTCACTGCGGCCTGATTCGCCC
This portion of the Candidatus Binataceae bacterium genome encodes:
- a CDS encoding putative quinol monooxygenase encodes the protein MSVAIVAKIKAKAGSEAQVEAAFKEMIKQVRANEPNTLQYILHKSVQDPTTFIFYELYTDQAAVDSHGKTAHMRELGGKIGPHLDGRPEVHVLQEVDKK
- a CDS encoding DegT/DnrJ/EryC1/StrS family aminotransferase, which codes for MASQLAILGGKPLRERPFPRWPTFDEREREQLTEVLEAGSWGGFPSPNRKAAEFAAQFAAFQGARFAIPTTSGTTALEAALKALGIGPGDEVIIPAITFAATAYAPVACIARPVFADVRADTVCIDPESVKRLITRRTKAIIPVHYGATLADLDALAQISRAHGIPIVEDCAHVPGAAWRERGVGAHGALGCFSFQTTKPMTAGEGGMITTNDAALEQRCQSLINCGRRRPGDTFEEPLLGANYRMTEWQCGVLIAQLARLPEQIETKSRNAARLREGLDAIRGLKAIPRDPRTTREVIYAFIFMVDETALGVSRNRFVRALRAEGIPAGVGNEPVYRSALFPREVKPYRVACELAGADPDAPAECPVAEQLFEQAMVAIPHECLLGDERDVDDLVAAAAKVAAHARELKTARLERAA
- a CDS encoding amidase, with translation MTHASEIARLDACAQAELVRSGQASPSELVEAAIERIERLNPQINSVIYPRFDNARAEAADQRKLPDGIFRGVPFLLKDLGEMVAGEPASWGWKPLKDIGFKARSTAHVAEKFHAAGLITLGRTTVPEWGPSLATETAAWGATRNPWNLERGVGGSSGGAAASVASGMVPIAHANDAGGSIRIPASFSGLVGLKPSRGRTSNGPAHADIWHGLGEHGVVARSVRDAATALDVISGYCAGDPFTAPTPVRPFRLEPGTSPGALKIGFMDRAPSFHPGIDSECANAVRSTAKLLESLGHRVQQNHPAVLDDENNGKQVGVLVAASEALTAVEAEKILGRPLLADDFDPWTWWLIERGRNVSAVRLLLARQWVNDFTRATARWWSEGFDILLTSTLATPPPPIAVFKLEPGDHATESGRRQAIMSPFTIPWNVAGNPAISLPLHMTADAMPLGIQLVAAYGREDLLLRLATQIEQAAPWSDRLPSIFG
- a CDS encoding rhodanese-like domain-containing protein — encoded protein: MRSIDHHEVLRLITEGAQVVDALPAHEYNPVHLPGAIHMPLGRVLREARQKLARETPIIVYCRDSL
- a CDS encoding neutral/alkaline non-lysosomal ceramidase N-terminal domain-containing protein, with amino-acid sequence MGRLQAGAARVKLEPPLGIAMAGYGRRIGRASGVHDDLAAQAVVISDGATKIAIVSVDVLAIGIRIADQIREAIAAKTDIAADAIMICATHTHSAPLFNIFATPAADAKAGDDRDLEWERALPDKIARAVVEANERLELASIRAAGARFTLGTNRRLRRADGSIQNAPNYAGVADPEALALGVYANDGAPIVIIFNYPCHAVVLCEDNLLYSRDWPGFAADEIESTAEGEGAITIFLQGATGNIDPRGRGSFEVAGEHGTAAGRAVLAAVGGAQAIEDAPVAFRRVPITLKLRPLDDLIADARRCAAQTEASLNNHRGGEGIQLKRLRDQHELSLTQLATIEGLEEQNRRDRRVDLARREISTTLTLITIGGLAIAGIPGELFVELGLALKANPLFDRTFVAGYCNDLIGYIPTREAYAQGGYEVDTARVAEGSGDAIVATVLESLMAMRSERH